Proteins encoded within one genomic window of Nitrospira sp.:
- a CDS encoding ABC transporter ATP-binding protein produces the protein MEHSDSILKTAGLRKTFKVGFWGRSVTALEGLDLEVRQGEVFGFLGPNGAGKTTTIKMLMGLIYPTSGQAWLFGRPIGDQESKARLGFLPESPYFYDYLTGLEFLRFYGHLFGLRGVALGKRIDELLELVGMSHARDLQLRKFSKGMLQRVGIAQALINDPELVVLDEPMSGLDPVGRKEIRDLILRLKESGKTIFFSSHILHDAELLCDRVAIILKGKLVACGSVSELIDEGATHSVEVVVEGLGPEGLARLRQSADRVIVQGTQVLAVLPSSQHVGPVLEIIRGARGTLVSLTPQKGSLEDLFIREVKNKQPELREAV, from the coding sequence ATGGAACACTCGGACAGCATTCTCAAGACTGCAGGGCTCCGAAAAACGTTCAAGGTCGGATTCTGGGGCCGGTCGGTGACGGCACTGGAAGGTCTCGACCTTGAGGTCAGGCAGGGAGAAGTCTTTGGATTTCTCGGGCCTAATGGGGCCGGCAAGACGACAACGATCAAGATGCTGATGGGATTGATCTATCCCACAAGCGGACAGGCCTGGCTCTTTGGTCGCCCCATCGGGGACCAGGAGTCAAAGGCTCGGCTTGGGTTTTTGCCGGAATCTCCGTACTTTTATGATTACCTCACCGGTCTTGAGTTCCTCCGATTCTATGGCCATCTCTTCGGCCTTCGCGGCGTGGCGTTAGGGAAACGTATTGATGAGCTGTTGGAGCTCGTCGGGATGTCCCATGCCCGCGATCTTCAATTGCGAAAGTTTTCCAAAGGGATGCTGCAGCGGGTGGGGATTGCCCAGGCGCTCATCAACGATCCGGAATTAGTGGTGCTGGATGAGCCAATGTCAGGCCTGGACCCGGTTGGGCGCAAGGAAATCCGAGATCTGATTCTTCGCCTCAAGGAGTCGGGGAAAACCATTTTCTTCAGTTCGCATATCCTGCATGACGCAGAACTGCTGTGCGATCGGGTGGCGATTATTCTCAAGGGTAAATTAGTTGCCTGCGGGAGTGTTAGTGAACTGATTGATGAAGGTGCGACCCACTCAGTAGAAGTTGTGGTCGAAGGGCTTGGCCCTGAGGGACTGGCGCGTCTGCGCCAATCGGCTGATCGCGTTATCGTTCAAGGCACTCAGGTCTTGGCGGTGTTGCCGAGCAGCCAGCACGTGGGGCCGGTGCTGGAGATCATTCGAGGTGCCAGGGGGACACTCGTGTCGCTGACTCCTCAGAAGGGATCGCTGGAAGATCTCTTTATTCGAGAGGTCAAGAATAAACAGCCGGAGTTGAGGGAAGCCGTATGA
- a CDS encoding prepilin-type N-terminal cleavage/methylation domain-containing protein: MLKAMRKQEGFTLIELMIVVAIIGILAAIAIPNFIQYQMRSRTSEAKTNLSAIKTANFAFQAEQRCFLSATAVPVGGAPPVNGSLVAWPGGVGGAAAPTVGGAVWCFTNAGAASTATGTYGDIGMVPAGAVRYQYHLAASVGVTPLIAAVPVPVKGACGSAALAAGPATSPTLGFVAQALGDLDGDAVLGDFKVSDLGNVVNCLTNESIF, translated from the coding sequence ATGTTGAAGGCAATGCGGAAACAAGAGGGGTTTACCCTCATTGAGTTGATGATCGTCGTGGCGATCATCGGGATCTTGGCGGCCATCGCCATTCCCAACTTCATTCAGTACCAGATGCGGTCGCGCACCTCAGAAGCCAAGACTAACCTGAGCGCGATCAAGACAGCGAACTTCGCCTTCCAGGCAGAGCAGCGCTGCTTCTTGAGCGCTACTGCGGTTCCTGTCGGTGGTGCTCCCCCGGTAAACGGTTCGTTAGTGGCCTGGCCTGGAGGGGTTGGTGGTGCTGCGGCCCCAACGGTTGGTGGTGCCGTGTGGTGTTTCACCAATGCGGGAGCTGCATCGACTGCCACAGGAACTTATGGTGACATCGGTATGGTTCCGGCTGGTGCTGTTCGGTATCAATACCACTTGGCTGCCAGTGTTGGAGTAACGCCGCTCATTGCTGCCGTGCCGGTTCCTGTAAAGGGCGCTTGTGGTAGTGCGGCTCTTGCCGCTGGTCCTGCTACCTCCCCGACGCTGGGATTCGTCGCGCAAGCCCTTGGTGACCTGGACGGTGACGCTGTCCTCGGTGACTTCAAAGTGTCAGATTTGGGCAACGTGGTGAACTGTCTGACGAACGAAAGCATATTCTAA
- the hisZ gene encoding ATP phosphoribosyltransferase regulatory subunit gives MASAPPVRRTSSGQPPSLREHSLVPVGMATILPEAACQVRHLEAELLASCHRFGYDEIILPTFEYLDVLAPGLELTLLENSYKIVDRTTGRILLLRPDVTAQIARSVAMGMVGTHFPLRLSYRATVFRYEPEHAGRDREIFQVGAELIGADDASADSEIIILLIECLRQVGLRSFKISLGHVGFFKGLLIRAGLSPEGQKRAEHAAARRDLPRLGEILSQERVTKRSAHRILDVLELCGQAEVLSKGRTLAKGERPLVQALDRLENVYQLLCATGFQETVLLDLGEFRGFDYYDGIVFDVFTEGIGVELGGGGRYDQLIGRFGRNLPSTGFALTVDRLFRGLSLPDRTKSVGPEVLVVAPRGLSTRLVSVAQQLRQAGIRTVQQAVDPSGRDLVDIAAKAGLEANIGTIIVIGVDRSKPEQVVVLHPGDGRGSVGSPGRAHLRKRTVSIAGLIASLRADFEGAV, from the coding sequence ATGGCCTCTGCTCCTCCGGTGCGTAGGACTTCTTCGGGGCAGCCCCCTTCTTTGCGTGAGCATTCATTGGTTCCGGTTGGGATGGCCACCATCCTCCCGGAGGCTGCCTGCCAGGTTCGGCACCTGGAAGCTGAATTGCTGGCGTCCTGTCATCGTTTTGGGTACGACGAGATTATCCTTCCGACGTTCGAGTACCTCGATGTGTTGGCACCTGGCCTCGAACTGACGCTATTAGAGAATTCCTATAAGATCGTTGACCGGACGACCGGCCGTATTCTGTTGTTGCGGCCAGACGTCACGGCGCAGATTGCCCGTTCTGTGGCGATGGGCATGGTGGGCACGCACTTTCCGTTGCGCCTGTCGTACCGGGCAACCGTCTTTCGGTATGAACCGGAACATGCCGGCCGAGATCGTGAAATTTTTCAGGTTGGCGCTGAGTTGATCGGGGCTGATGATGCGTCCGCCGATAGTGAAATCATCATCCTGTTGATCGAGTGCCTGCGACAGGTTGGATTGCGTTCATTCAAGATTTCACTGGGGCATGTCGGGTTTTTCAAGGGGCTTCTCATCCGTGCAGGACTGTCGCCGGAAGGGCAGAAGCGGGCCGAACACGCAGCGGCAAGAAGAGATCTACCGAGGCTGGGAGAGATCCTGTCGCAGGAGCGAGTGACCAAACGATCAGCTCACAGAATTTTGGACGTGCTGGAGCTGTGTGGACAAGCTGAAGTTCTCTCGAAAGGACGCACATTAGCCAAGGGTGAACGGCCACTGGTCCAAGCGTTGGACCGACTGGAGAACGTGTACCAGTTGCTCTGCGCAACGGGGTTTCAAGAGACCGTTTTGTTGGATCTTGGAGAATTCAGAGGGTTCGACTACTATGACGGGATCGTCTTTGACGTCTTTACCGAGGGTATTGGCGTGGAGTTAGGCGGTGGTGGACGCTATGACCAGCTCATCGGACGATTTGGTCGGAACCTTCCATCGACCGGATTTGCCCTCACTGTGGACCGACTCTTTCGCGGACTGAGCCTTCCAGATAGGACAAAGTCTGTGGGGCCAGAGGTCTTGGTCGTCGCGCCTCGTGGATTGTCGACGCGATTAGTTTCGGTCGCACAACAACTTCGCCAGGCGGGGATACGAACGGTTCAACAAGCGGTAGATCCATCGGGACGGGACTTGGTTGATATTGCGGCCAAGGCTGGTCTTGAAGCGAATATCGGTACCATTATAGTCATCGGTGTGGACCGTTCCAAGCCTGAGCAGGTCGTGGTGCTCCATCCGGGGGACGGGCGAGGAAGCGTAGGATCGCCCGGTCGCGCTCATCTTCGCAAGAGAACGGTCTCGATCGCAGGCCTCATCGCAAGCCTGCGTGCCGACTTTGAAGGGGCCGTATGA
- the dnaB gene encoding replicative DNA helicase, with translation MKSTGMVDLSQPKLPPQNLEAEQSVLGAILLDNAAMPKAMELLVEEDFYRTAHKKVFQAMLELSDTGEVIDQITLTERLKSRGELEAIGGAAFLAELVQIVPSSANIRYHCKIVRDKAVARQLISTSTEVLTRGYEGTASIDDLLDFAERSVFSIAQGKLERSFSPISQVIKESLDVIDKLSKRKEHVTGVPTGYYDLDDITAGLQPSDLVVVAGRPSMGKTSLALGFATHAAIHANTVVGIFSLEMSKPQIVLRMLASEARVDSHALRTGKLQKEDWWRLAEAAGRLELAPIYIDDTGGITVQQMRGKARRLKAEKGLDLLIVDYLQLMQGRSDSESRQQEISDISRSLKALAKELNVPVVALSQLSRAVEARKPPIPMLADLRESGAIEQDADVVMFIYREDVYDQNSERKGIADIIVSKHRNGPIGKKELFFQDRFAKFESLDLREA, from the coding sequence ATGAAATCCACCGGGATGGTAGATCTCTCTCAACCAAAACTTCCTCCACAGAACTTGGAGGCAGAGCAGTCGGTGCTCGGTGCCATCCTCCTCGATAACGCCGCCATGCCGAAGGCGATGGAGCTGCTGGTAGAGGAAGATTTCTATCGGACAGCCCACAAGAAAGTCTTTCAAGCTATGCTTGAGCTGTCCGACACCGGCGAAGTGATCGATCAGATTACGCTGACCGAGCGATTGAAATCTCGCGGTGAACTTGAAGCGATTGGAGGCGCTGCTTTCCTCGCTGAACTAGTCCAGATCGTTCCCAGCTCAGCCAATATCCGGTATCACTGTAAGATTGTTCGGGACAAAGCAGTGGCTCGTCAGTTGATTAGTACCTCTACCGAGGTGCTGACGAGAGGCTATGAAGGCACCGCCTCAATCGATGATCTGCTGGATTTTGCCGAGCGATCGGTCTTCAGCATTGCGCAAGGCAAACTGGAACGGTCGTTCAGCCCGATCAGCCAGGTCATCAAGGAAAGTCTTGATGTCATCGATAAACTTTCCAAGCGAAAGGAACACGTCACGGGGGTTCCCACGGGGTACTACGACCTCGACGATATTACCGCCGGGCTTCAGCCTTCGGACTTGGTGGTGGTGGCTGGGCGGCCAAGTATGGGCAAGACAAGTCTTGCGTTAGGGTTTGCCACTCATGCCGCCATTCATGCCAATACGGTGGTCGGCATCTTCAGCTTGGAAATGTCCAAGCCCCAGATCGTTCTGCGCATGCTCGCGTCGGAAGCGCGGGTGGATTCGCATGCGTTGAGGACGGGGAAGCTTCAAAAAGAAGACTGGTGGCGATTGGCAGAGGCAGCCGGCCGGTTGGAGCTTGCGCCGATCTATATTGACGACACGGGCGGCATCACAGTCCAGCAAATGCGAGGCAAAGCCCGCCGGCTTAAAGCTGAGAAGGGGCTTGATCTCCTCATCGTGGATTATCTCCAATTAATGCAAGGGCGAAGCGATTCGGAGTCTCGTCAACAAGAGATCTCAGATATTTCCCGCTCATTAAAGGCCTTGGCGAAAGAATTGAATGTGCCGGTGGTTGCCCTTTCCCAGTTGAGCCGAGCGGTGGAGGCCCGTAAGCCGCCGATCCCCATGCTGGCCGATCTGCGGGAGAGCGGAGCGATCGAACAAGATGCCGATGTGGTCATGTTCATTTATCGGGAAGATGTGTATGACCAGAATTCAGAGCGCAAAGGGATTGCCGACATTATTGTCAGTAAACACCGTAATGGACCCATTGGGAAAAAAGAGTTGTTTTTTCAGGACCGATTCGCCAAATTCGAAAGCCTCGATCTTCGCGAAGCCTAG
- a CDS encoding alanine--glyoxylate aminotransferase family protein produces MLKRYLLAPGPTPIPPEVLLAMARPMIHHRAPEFDPIFAEVREGLKWLFQTRNDVLMLAASGTGGMEGSVSNFLSPGDKALYVNAGKFGERWGKICKTFGVQATELKVEWGQAVNPQQVADALKKDPSIKAVYLQASETSTGVSHDVKALGELIKGYDNTILVVDAITALGVFDIKTDAWGLDVVITGSQKALMLPPGMAFVSVSDKAWALADKAKNAAFYFNFKKERETQTKNQTAWTPTVSLIVGLQEVFRIMKAEGLENMFARQGRLALAMREGVKAAGMSLFAKESPSDALTAVCAPDGIDGQAIYKNLRVQYGMTAAGGQDHLKGKIFRLSHMGYADSFDVIAALAATEMVLKGLGHSVKLGSGVGKAQEILMAK; encoded by the coding sequence ATGTTGAAGCGGTATCTCTTGGCTCCCGGCCCAACGCCCATCCCCCCAGAAGTGTTGCTGGCGATGGCTCGTCCAATGATCCATCACCGTGCACCAGAGTTTGATCCGATCTTCGCGGAGGTTCGGGAAGGACTAAAGTGGCTGTTTCAAACGCGGAACGATGTCCTGATGTTGGCGGCGTCCGGTACGGGCGGTATGGAAGGGTCCGTATCGAACTTTTTGTCACCCGGCGACAAGGCGCTGTATGTCAACGCAGGCAAGTTTGGGGAACGCTGGGGCAAAATCTGTAAGACCTTTGGAGTCCAAGCGACCGAGCTCAAAGTCGAGTGGGGACAGGCCGTTAATCCACAACAGGTGGCCGATGCGTTGAAGAAAGACCCGTCAATCAAAGCAGTATATCTGCAGGCTAGCGAGACGTCGACTGGGGTCTCCCATGATGTCAAGGCGCTGGGTGAACTCATAAAAGGCTATGACAATACTATTTTGGTGGTTGATGCCATTACGGCGCTGGGCGTGTTTGATATCAAGACTGATGCCTGGGGCTTGGATGTCGTGATCACAGGCTCTCAGAAGGCTCTGATGCTCCCTCCCGGTATGGCGTTTGTCAGTGTCAGCGACAAGGCTTGGGCTCTGGCTGACAAGGCCAAGAATGCCGCCTTCTACTTTAATTTCAAAAAAGAGCGTGAAACTCAAACCAAAAACCAGACTGCCTGGACCCCAACGGTCTCCCTCATCGTTGGACTTCAAGAGGTCTTCCGAATAATGAAGGCGGAGGGGCTGGAAAACATGTTTGCACGGCAGGGACGGCTGGCTCTGGCGATGCGAGAAGGGGTGAAGGCCGCCGGAATGTCGCTGTTCGCGAAAGAATCGCCGAGCGATGCCTTGACGGCGGTCTGTGCCCCTGATGGAATTGATGGACAGGCGATCTATAAGAATCTCCGTGTACAATACGGCATGACGGCGGCCGGCGGCCAGGATCACCTGAAGGGGAAGATCTTTCGACTGTCTCACATGGGGTATGCGGATTCGTTTGACGTGATCGCCGCATTGGCCGCCACCGAAATGGTCCTGAAAGGACTCGGTCATTCTGTGAAGCTGGGAAGCGGTGTCGGAAAAGCGCAAGAAATCTTAATGGCAAAGTAA
- a CDS encoding tetratricopeptide repeat protein, with protein sequence MRNTRTIFDNRLLRLYGRPLLGTILLFLFFSGIMVACAAAPQPRATLPPPATTPPPPLPAPESDATYHFMMGHQAELAQDLDGALKEYHAALKVDPKSREVKSRLAALYFALGDVTQAVQYADEVGEGTGQEPQMLTHMAGILASAGKPERAVELLDKAIESNPERGETYFPKGLILLNQKRIAEAEQVVKKGLQYTADSPIGYYYLGRISIEAGNSEQAVANFERAMTINQSFEPAYLAQASVYESRQEKDKAIAVLKKYLSQVNPRNRDIRQHLVQLYVATKDYAGGLAELEKLLEDNPGDLDAQLRMALIYGEKKEFTKAISQLTEILKAKPAELKVRDYLGYLYEETKDVSKAMETYRYNIHLDPKFVDSHIHLGVLLYRLKQFPEAVTHLHEAVRLTPKQPEPHIVLGLAHFQSEQFEKASQAFEEGIRHNPKNADLHFNLGTAYDKLNRFDELERAMETVLSLDPHHADALNYLGYSYAERGIKIDQALSLTKRAVALKPENGYYVDSLGWALYKTGLLAEALMEIKKAVTLVGDDPVIYEHLGEIYLKQQKVSDARDAWLHSLEIDPSNDKLLQRFREQGLANSANEDRIQQAKRRISEKVPSPIATP encoded by the coding sequence ATGCGGAACACACGAACGATCTTCGACAATCGGTTGCTCAGACTGTATGGGAGGCCCTTGTTAGGGACGATACTGCTCTTTCTGTTCTTTTCCGGCATCATGGTCGCCTGCGCAGCCGCACCTCAGCCGCGGGCAACGCTTCCTCCACCAGCCACAACGCCGCCACCTCCGCTACCGGCTCCGGAGTCCGATGCGACCTACCATTTCATGATGGGACATCAAGCGGAACTCGCGCAGGACCTCGACGGCGCGTTGAAGGAATATCATGCCGCTCTGAAGGTTGATCCAAAATCTCGCGAGGTCAAGTCTCGTTTGGCCGCACTGTATTTTGCGTTAGGTGATGTAACCCAAGCCGTGCAGTATGCGGATGAAGTCGGAGAAGGAACGGGGCAGGAACCTCAAATGTTGACCCACATGGCCGGCATCTTGGCCAGCGCGGGGAAGCCGGAGCGTGCCGTGGAGTTATTGGACAAGGCCATTGAGAGTAATCCGGAACGAGGCGAAACCTACTTCCCGAAGGGACTCATTCTTCTGAATCAGAAGCGCATCGCCGAGGCGGAACAAGTCGTCAAAAAAGGATTGCAATATACCGCAGATTCGCCGATCGGCTATTACTATTTGGGCCGCATTTCGATCGAAGCGGGAAACAGCGAACAGGCCGTGGCGAACTTCGAGCGAGCCATGACCATCAACCAGTCGTTCGAGCCCGCGTATTTAGCCCAAGCGTCGGTCTACGAATCACGCCAAGAGAAAGACAAAGCGATCGCCGTGCTCAAGAAGTATCTTTCACAAGTTAACCCTCGGAACCGGGATATTCGACAACACCTGGTCCAGTTGTATGTCGCGACCAAAGATTACGCCGGAGGTCTTGCCGAACTGGAAAAGCTGCTGGAAGACAACCCTGGCGATCTCGATGCACAGTTGCGCATGGCGCTCATCTATGGAGAGAAGAAAGAGTTTACCAAGGCGATCAGCCAATTGACCGAGATCTTGAAGGCGAAACCAGCTGAGCTCAAAGTGAGAGATTATCTCGGGTACTTGTACGAAGAGACTAAGGACGTCTCCAAGGCAATGGAGACCTATCGCTATAATATTCATCTGGATCCGAAATTTGTCGACAGTCATATTCATCTGGGTGTGCTCCTCTATCGACTCAAGCAATTTCCTGAGGCAGTGACGCATCTCCATGAAGCCGTCCGTCTCACGCCAAAACAGCCAGAACCGCATATTGTCCTCGGGTTGGCCCATTTCCAGAGTGAGCAATTCGAAAAGGCATCTCAGGCGTTTGAGGAAGGGATTCGGCACAATCCCAAGAACGCCGATCTCCACTTCAACCTTGGCACGGCCTACGACAAGTTGAATCGGTTTGACGAGCTGGAGCGTGCCATGGAAACGGTGCTCTCCCTCGACCCGCATCACGCCGATGCCTTGAACTATCTTGGGTATAGCTATGCGGAGCGCGGCATCAAGATTGATCAAGCCTTGTCCCTGACGAAACGTGCCGTCGCACTTAAGCCGGAGAACGGTTACTACGTCGATAGTCTAGGATGGGCCTTGTATAAAACCGGTTTGCTGGCCGAGGCCCTTATGGAGATCAAGAAAGCTGTGACGCTAGTCGGTGATGACCCCGTCATCTACGAGCATCTGGGAGAAATTTATTTGAAGCAGCAGAAAGTGTCCGATGCGCGTGATGCCTGGCTCCACTCACTGGAAATTGATCCATCCAATGACAAGCTGCTCCAACGCTTCCGCGAACAGGGTCTGGCCAATTCAGCCAATGAAGACCGCATCCAGCAAGCCAAGCGCCGCATATCAGAGAAGGTGCCCAGTCCAATAGCTACTCCGTAA
- a CDS encoding LysM peptidoglycan-binding domain-containing protein: MLLIMSTRSPQSVTRTMVVACWIIGTSALMHPCGSWADDIPPGLPSSIVSTPDVGPLQEDDVDPNLVPLEPELTLSPPDLSSTEDKPEQLGDATAQGTTNTDNLGTVYNIPVVMDQSVQSHIHFFNTSIRSRFEQWLLRFSRYRPLVENIFAEFNLPSDLVNLSLVESGFNPYAYSRAKATGPWQFMKGTGLLYGLRIDHYVDERRDPIKSTVAAARYLRDLYDIFGAWPLAMAAYNAGEGKVLRALHKAQVESFSEISRTKLIRLETKQYVPRIMAATIIAKNPDQYGFKQDPAPLHEFEEVVVTRPLHFRAISNVTGIPYNELRLLNPELRRDATPPGDTAYHLKIPLGMSAKVLELIERVPTYKFPPLPVIQDRQVRQAKTGSAHWYRVRGGDTLEKISRRFRIPMKTLKSHNNLSGPVLKTGELLNIGR, from the coding sequence ATGCTGCTCATAATGTCTACGCGATCCCCACAATCAGTCACCAGAACAATGGTCGTTGCATGTTGGATCATCGGCACAAGTGCGTTGATGCACCCATGTGGAAGTTGGGCAGACGACATTCCCCCAGGTCTTCCTTCAAGCATTGTTTCAACTCCCGATGTGGGGCCCTTGCAGGAGGACGATGTCGATCCAAACCTCGTCCCGTTGGAGCCTGAGCTGACGCTCTCGCCCCCTGATTTATCTTCCACCGAGGACAAGCCCGAACAGCTCGGAGACGCAACCGCTCAAGGCACCACGAATACGGACAATCTGGGCACCGTCTACAACATTCCCGTCGTCATGGATCAGTCCGTGCAAAGCCACATTCATTTTTTCAATACCTCTATTCGTAGTCGCTTTGAACAATGGCTCCTGCGCTTCAGCCGCTATCGCCCGCTGGTCGAAAACATTTTTGCCGAGTTTAATCTTCCGAGTGACCTCGTGAATCTCTCCCTTGTTGAGAGCGGGTTCAACCCGTACGCCTATTCACGGGCAAAAGCCACGGGCCCATGGCAATTCATGAAAGGGACCGGATTGCTCTATGGGTTGCGGATCGATCACTACGTTGACGAACGACGCGACCCGATCAAATCCACCGTAGCTGCAGCCCGGTACCTGCGAGACCTCTACGATATATTCGGCGCGTGGCCTTTGGCCATGGCGGCCTACAATGCGGGCGAAGGGAAGGTGCTACGGGCTCTTCACAAAGCGCAGGTCGAATCCTTCTCAGAGATCTCACGAACGAAGCTCATTCGACTAGAGACAAAGCAATACGTTCCCCGAATTATGGCTGCGACGATCATTGCGAAGAACCCCGACCAATACGGGTTCAAGCAAGATCCTGCTCCTTTGCATGAATTCGAAGAGGTCGTCGTCACCCGACCATTGCATTTCCGGGCTATTTCAAACGTCACCGGCATCCCTTATAACGAGCTTCGGCTACTGAATCCGGAGCTTCGGCGAGATGCGACACCTCCAGGCGATACGGCTTACCATCTCAAAATTCCTCTTGGAATGAGTGCAAAAGTGTTGGAATTGATTGAACGAGTTCCCACATACAAGTTTCCTCCCCTGCCAGTAATTCAGGATCGACAGGTTCGACAGGCCAAGACTGGTTCTGCTCACTGGTATCGAGTCCGAGGGGGCGATACGCTTGAAAAGATTTCTCGAAGATTCAGGATTCCCATGAAGACCCTCAAGTCCCACAATAACCTTTCGGGTCCTGTTCTTAAAACCGGTGAACTGCTGAACATCGGTCGGTAG
- a CDS encoding phosphoglycerate dehydrogenase, with amino-acid sequence MKILISDSLSKQGVEALEKAGFTVVVKSKMSKDELFKEIKDADGLIVRSGTKVTAELIAAAEKLKVVGRAGSGLDNVDTPAATRRGIVVMNTPGGNTVTTAEHTMSMICAMSRRIPQATASVKAGKWEKDKFMGIELYNKVLGIIGAGQIGSHLTKMAQGIGMSVVAFDPYLAAERAERMGVTMLDLEELFKRADVISVHTPLTPETRGIINAQAIAKMKPGVLIANCARGGIINEQDLCEALKTKRVAAAAFDVFEEEPVKPDNPLLALDNFICTPHIGAQTIEAQENVAIGIAEQLVDYFTKGVAKGAVNIPSVAPELLPRLQPFLALAEKLGALQTQLVQGGIERVTVEYSGEVTTLSIAPLTIAVLKGLLSPIMEHPVNYVNAPIVAKERGIEVKEIKSSDAGDFTSLIRVRVEAGKVSHQVAGTLYHKKDARVTEIEQFKVEVVPEGHMLLIHNVDRPGVIGMVGKVLGDQGINILRMQCALEKRGGDALLIIGSDTEFPSAVLDQIRSSSNILSVKVANLL; translated from the coding sequence ATGAAGATTCTGATCAGTGACAGCCTGTCGAAACAGGGTGTTGAGGCGCTTGAGAAAGCTGGATTCACCGTGGTGGTGAAATCCAAGATGTCGAAGGACGAGCTATTTAAAGAGATTAAGGATGCCGACGGGCTCATCGTGCGATCCGGCACCAAGGTGACCGCGGAACTGATCGCGGCAGCAGAGAAACTCAAGGTCGTCGGAAGGGCTGGGTCCGGCCTGGATAATGTCGACACGCCTGCCGCGACCCGTCGCGGCATCGTTGTCATGAACACGCCGGGAGGCAACACTGTCACTACGGCTGAACATACGATGTCGATGATCTGTGCGATGAGTCGGCGCATTCCCCAAGCCACCGCGTCGGTGAAGGCCGGCAAATGGGAAAAAGACAAATTTATGGGCATCGAGCTCTACAATAAGGTGCTCGGCATCATCGGCGCAGGGCAGATTGGCAGTCATCTGACCAAGATGGCCCAGGGGATCGGCATGAGCGTCGTCGCGTTTGACCCGTACTTGGCGGCCGAGCGGGCCGAGCGAATGGGTGTGACGATGCTGGATCTCGAAGAACTATTCAAGCGGGCGGACGTTATTTCGGTCCATACGCCGCTGACCCCGGAGACACGTGGGATCATCAACGCGCAGGCCATCGCCAAGATGAAACCCGGCGTGCTCATCGCAAATTGCGCCCGAGGCGGTATTATCAATGAACAGGATTTATGCGAAGCCTTGAAAACCAAGCGCGTCGCCGCCGCTGCCTTTGACGTGTTTGAAGAGGAACCGGTCAAGCCTGACAATCCGCTCCTTGCCTTGGATAACTTCATCTGCACCCCACATATCGGAGCCCAAACGATTGAGGCTCAGGAAAACGTTGCGATTGGCATTGCTGAGCAGCTGGTCGACTACTTTACGAAGGGAGTGGCGAAGGGGGCCGTCAATATTCCGTCGGTCGCTCCGGAGTTGTTGCCTCGGTTGCAACCATTTCTGGCGCTGGCAGAAAAGCTCGGTGCGCTTCAAACTCAACTTGTTCAAGGGGGAATCGAACGAGTGACGGTGGAATACAGCGGGGAGGTCACCACGCTTTCCATCGCACCGTTGACCATCGCCGTCTTAAAAGGCCTGCTCAGTCCGATCATGGAACATCCGGTGAACTATGTGAATGCCCCGATTGTGGCGAAAGAGCGAGGTATTGAAGTCAAAGAAATTAAGAGCTCCGATGCCGGGGATTTCACGAGCTTGATCCGGGTTCGGGTTGAGGCTGGCAAGGTTTCGCATCAAGTCGCGGGGACGCTGTATCATAAGAAAGATGCCCGCGTGACGGAGATCGAACAATTTAAGGTTGAAGTAGTGCCTGAAGGACATATGCTGTTGATTCATAACGTTGACCGTCCAGGGGTTATCGGTATGGTTGGAAAGGTCCTAGGGGATCAGGGTATCAATATCTTACGGATGCAGTGTGCCTTGGAGAAGCGAGGAGGGGATGCGTTGCTGATCATTGGTTCCGATACGGAATTCCCATCTGCGGTCCTGGATCAGATTCGTTCCAGCTCGAATATTTTGTCCGTCAAGGTCGCCAACCTTTTATAA